The Echinicola rosea genome has a segment encoding these proteins:
- a CDS encoding succinate dehydrogenase/fumarate reductase iron-sulfur subunit — translation MNLTLKVWRQQNSSDKGSFKNYTLTGISEHMSFLEMLDVLNEELSEKGEDPVHFDHDCREGICGMCSLYINGKPHGPQQTTTCQLHMRSFKDGDTIVIEPWRAAAFPVVKDLVVDRGSFDRIIQAGGYVSVNTGGVPDANEIPIPKKIADEAFDAATCIGCGACVAACKNASAMLFTSAKISQLAMLPQGKVERKERAEKMVAQMDEEGFGACTNTGACSAECPKGISLTNIARMNREYFSASASSENV, via the coding sequence ATGAACTTAACACTTAAAGTTTGGAGACAACAAAACAGCTCGGACAAGGGCAGTTTTAAAAATTATACATTGACGGGAATTTCGGAACATATGTCTTTTTTGGAGATGTTGGACGTGCTAAACGAAGAACTTTCTGAAAAAGGAGAGGATCCCGTGCACTTTGACCACGACTGTCGCGAAGGTATCTGTGGTATGTGTTCCCTCTACATCAATGGCAAGCCCCATGGCCCACAGCAGACAACCACTTGTCAGCTGCACATGAGGTCATTCAAGGATGGTGACACCATCGTGATCGAACCGTGGAGAGCGGCCGCCTTTCCGGTCGTGAAAGACTTGGTAGTGGATCGTGGGTCATTTGACCGGATCATCCAGGCAGGTGGCTATGTATCTGTCAATACGGGAGGAGTACCGGATGCAAATGAGATACCCATTCCCAAGAAAATTGCTGATGAAGCATTTGATGCGGCTACATGTATTGGCTGTGGTGCTTGTGTAGCAGCCTGTAAAAATGCCTCTGCCATGCTCTTTACTTCTGCCAAAATCTCTCAATTGGCGATGTTGCCACAAGGGAAAGTGGAGCGTAAAGAAAGGGCTGAGAAAATGGTGGCCCAAATGGATGAGGAAGGCTTCGGTGCCTGTACCAATACGGGAGCATGCTCAGCAGAATGTCCCAAGGGAATCAGTCTGACGAATATCGCTCGGATGAACAGGGAGTATTTCTCTGCTTCAGCCAGCAGTGAAAACGTATAG
- a CDS encoding sodium:solute symporter family protein yields MEIIDLLIFVIYMIVMLGVGVYFMRRNEGNDDYYVGGRNMGAWHIGLSVVATDVGGGFSIGLGGLGFAMGLSGSWMLFTGLLGAWLAAVFLIPKVKSNPAFAKFYTFPQIFQYLFNRKVGIAAGIICFVGYLGFTSSQLLAGAKLASGTFKGLDLNMALLVMGVIAVIYTVMGGLKAVIYTDTIQWIILLLGFIFIGLPIAYFHVGGWEEISKTLPDEYFSLTNLTWQDLANWGITILPIWFVGMTLYQRIFASRDVKTAKRAWYIAGIFEWPIMAFMGVSLGVLAKVAFEQGLIAEATDNLDPEMGLPILLSHVLPAGIMGLMMSAYFSAVLSTADSCLMAASGNLTTDLFGKWLSKQPEEKSVRFSQLFTLLIGTAALLIAMQMTNVLELMLYSYAFMVSGLLVPILAGLFWNKRNPTAAIASMILGGGVTAGLAFSGVALPLGLDANLFGLLSSLAVFLLVDNLFELEQRKFSDN; encoded by the coding sequence ATGGAAATAATAGACCTCCTGATTTTTGTCATTTATATGATTGTCATGCTTGGAGTAGGCGTTTACTTCATGCGTAGGAATGAAGGTAATGATGATTACTATGTTGGAGGAAGAAACATGGGCGCTTGGCATATCGGACTTTCAGTTGTGGCTACCGATGTAGGAGGAGGCTTTTCCATTGGATTGGGAGGTTTGGGCTTTGCGATGGGATTGTCGGGTAGCTGGATGCTTTTTACAGGCCTTTTGGGGGCTTGGTTAGCGGCTGTCTTTTTGATCCCAAAGGTCAAATCCAATCCCGCTTTTGCTAAGTTTTATACTTTCCCCCAGATATTCCAATACTTGTTTAACCGAAAAGTAGGCATTGCCGCGGGGATTATTTGTTTTGTAGGTTATTTGGGCTTTACTTCCTCCCAGTTATTGGCAGGGGCTAAACTGGCCTCCGGTACCTTCAAGGGGCTTGATCTCAATATGGCACTGCTCGTAATGGGGGTTATAGCAGTGATCTATACCGTTATGGGAGGATTGAAGGCGGTGATTTATACGGATACGATCCAGTGGATCATTTTATTGCTAGGCTTTATCTTTATCGGATTGCCGATAGCCTATTTTCACGTGGGGGGATGGGAAGAAATCAGTAAGACCTTACCTGATGAGTATTTCAGTTTAACGAACCTTACTTGGCAGGATTTGGCCAATTGGGGCATCACCATATTGCCGATATGGTTTGTGGGCATGACACTTTACCAGCGGATATTTGCCAGTCGAGATGTCAAGACAGCAAAAAGAGCTTGGTACATCGCCGGGATATTTGAATGGCCGATCATGGCCTTTATGGGCGTTTCATTAGGTGTTTTGGCCAAAGTGGCCTTCGAGCAAGGACTCATAGCGGAAGCCACAGATAACCTGGATCCTGAAATGGGATTGCCCATTCTGCTGAGCCATGTGCTTCCAGCAGGAATCATGGGCTTGATGATGTCAGCATATTTCTCTGCGGTGCTTTCCACCGCTGATTCGTGCCTGATGGCAGCCTCAGGGAACCTTACTACGGATTTGTTTGGTAAATGGCTCAGCAAACAACCTGAGGAAAAGTCCGTTCGCTTCAGCCAATTGTTTACATTGCTCATTGGTACGGCAGCGCTTTTGATCGCTATGCAGATGACTAATGTCTTGGAACTCATGCTGTACTCGTATGCTTTTATGGTTTCAGGATTATTGGTCCCCATATTAGCAGGCTTGTTTTGGAATAAGCGAAATCCAACAGCGGCCATCGCTTCCATGATCCTTGGAGGAGGGGTGACTGCGGGGCTGGCTTTTAGTGGGGTAGCACTTCCTTTAGGCCTTGATGCCAATTTATTTGGGCTTTTATCATCTTTAGCAGTGTTTTTGCTGGTGGATAATTTATTCGAATTAGAGCAAAGAAAATTCAGTGATAATTAA
- a CDS encoding GNAT family N-acetyltransferase codes for MKIESLSTIDNATYLQKKEIADFLFEHLDEYGDPHGYIMNCLDYALDQAVDKGGFVVMGRENGEIVGAVVVNKTGMSGYIPENILVYIAVSSSQRGKGLGKKLMETAINMTTGDIALHVEPDNPAKGLYEKLGFTNKYLEMRLKK; via the coding sequence ATGAAAATTGAATCGCTTTCTACAATAGATAATGCTACCTATTTACAGAAAAAAGAAATTGCCGATTTCCTTTTTGAACATTTGGACGAATATGGAGACCCTCATGGTTACATTATGAATTGTTTGGATTATGCACTCGACCAGGCGGTGGATAAAGGCGGATTTGTGGTAATGGGGCGTGAAAATGGTGAAATTGTCGGGGCCGTAGTGGTAAATAAGACTGGTATGTCTGGTTATATTCCCGAAAATATACTAGTTTATATCGCAGTAAGTAGCAGTCAACGAGGAAAAGGTTTGGGTAAGAAATTGATGGAAACAGCCATCAATATGACCACAGGAGACATTGCCTTGCATGTGGAACCGGACAATCCTGCGAAAGGCCTGTACGAAAAATTGGGCTTTACGAACAAATACTTGGAAATGAGGTTGAAAAAATAA
- a CDS encoding alanine racemase produces the protein MAFLNLHKDNLNKNYQFLKEKFNEYGVAWGAVSKMLCGNEIYIKELIDLGVDEIHDSRISNLAKVKNINPNIKTVYIKPPSKRNLADVVTYADVSLNSELTTIRWISEEAVRQDKKHQIIIMVETGDLREGVMGEDLVDFYAKIFRLPNVDVIGLGTNLNCLNGVMPSTDKLVQLSLYKQIIELKFNKEIPWVSAGTSVTIPLMLNHQLPKGVNHFRVGETLYFGANLFDESTIPGMNDSVFELCTEIIEMQEKPLLPTGNLAANPQGDITEIDESLYGQSSFRGILDIGLLDVDPKYLIYDKDEFEVLGASSDMLILDLGKNPKNYKVGDLIRFKLKYMGALAILNSYYIEKRVI, from the coding sequence ATGGCTTTTTTAAATCTTCATAAGGATAATCTTAATAAAAATTACCAATTTCTTAAGGAAAAATTTAATGAATACGGTGTCGCTTGGGGGGCTGTATCTAAGATGCTTTGCGGCAATGAGATATACATCAAGGAGTTAATTGACTTGGGTGTGGATGAAATCCATGATTCCAGGATTAGTAACCTCGCAAAGGTCAAGAACATCAATCCCAATATCAAGACCGTTTACATCAAGCCTCCGTCCAAGAGGAATTTGGCGGATGTGGTGACGTATGCCGATGTGAGCCTTAACAGCGAGCTGACGACCATCCGGTGGATCAGTGAAGAGGCTGTCAGGCAAGATAAGAAGCACCAAATTATCATTATGGTGGAAACCGGAGATCTTCGCGAAGGGGTGATGGGAGAGGATCTGGTGGATTTTTATGCCAAAATTTTTCGGTTGCCAAACGTGGACGTCATTGGTTTGGGAACCAACCTTAACTGCCTCAATGGTGTAATGCCTTCAACGGACAAGCTGGTGCAGCTGTCCCTTTATAAACAAATTATCGAACTGAAGTTTAACAAAGAGATCCCATGGGTATCTGCCGGTACATCAGTGACCATTCCGCTTATGCTAAACCACCAGCTTCCCAAAGGGGTAAACCACTTTAGGGTGGGAGAGACCTTGTACTTTGGCGCCAACCTATTTGATGAAAGTACCATTCCAGGGATGAATGACAGTGTGTTTGAGCTGTGTACGGAGATCATCGAAATGCAGGAAAAGCCATTACTTCCTACGGGCAATTTAGCAGCTAACCCTCAGGGGGATATTACCGAAATAGATGAATCCCTATATGGCCAATCTTCCTTCAGGGGAATTCTCGATATCGGTTTGCTTGATGTGGATCCCAAGTATTTGATTTATGACAAAGATGAATTTGAGGTGCTGGGCGCAAGTTCAGATATGTTGATCCTAGATCTAGGGAAAAATCCGAAGAACTACAAAGTGGGAGACCTGATCCGTTTCAAGTTAAAGTATATGGGGGCATTGGCCATTTTAAATTCCTATTATATTGAGAAGAGAGTTATCTGA
- a CDS encoding porin family protein, with protein MKKVIFAFIAVSLFVWDANAQRRTPASAQNSSFGIRGGANFFNWGGDDGSNNDYTNRAGFHAGIYGNMFVTDNFAIEPGVYYSQKGTEADNFAESRAILQYIDVPILLRFYASDGFNIFAGPQGSILTKATYEGDAFGNTFEFETDDVNDLDAGLVFGVGYNLPVGLNVQGSYDLGLTPVFKESDAKIYNRGFKVSLGYSF; from the coding sequence ATGAAAAAAGTAATTTTTGCATTTATCGCGGTTTCATTATTTGTTTGGGATGCCAATGCGCAGCGGAGAACACCTGCCAGTGCACAGAACAGTAGTTTTGGTATCCGGGGCGGTGCGAACTTCTTCAATTGGGGAGGTGATGACGGCTCCAATAACGATTATACCAACAGGGCTGGCTTTCACGCCGGGATTTATGGTAACATGTTTGTGACCGATAATTTCGCTATTGAGCCAGGGGTGTACTATTCTCAAAAAGGAACCGAGGCGGATAACTTTGCCGAGTCCAGGGCCATTTTGCAATACATCGATGTGCCGATTCTGCTGAGGTTTTATGCCAGTGATGGGTTTAACATCTTTGCTGGTCCACAAGGGTCTATTTTGACCAAGGCAACTTATGAGGGAGATGCATTCGGTAACACCTTTGAATTTGAGACGGACGATGTCAATGACCTGGATGCAGGTCTGGTATTCGGTGTGGGGTATAACCTGCCCGTAGGTCTTAATGTACAGGGTAGTTATGACTTAGGCCTGACTCCAGTATTCAAAGAGTCTGATGCTAAAATTTACAATAGAGGATTTAAAGTTTCGCTAGGCTATAGCTTTTAG
- a CDS encoding porin family protein yields MKARLIIFAIVMMGGFHQLYGQTGIRAGWNYSDINGIGSDGSSGFHAGFYHKINLGLLAVEPGLQYTRKGCKVDDMGSTGKERLHYLDVPVLVRLGFLPLFNVFAGPQASVLLARSYKGTTDMTSLDGLTKFDIGGVVGVGLNLPLGFNIQGSYDFGFVDMNYNDVDTKNSVFKVSLGKSF; encoded by the coding sequence ATGAAAGCACGTTTGATCATTTTTGCAATTGTAATGATGGGAGGATTTCACCAGCTTTATGGCCAGACCGGTATCAGGGCCGGGTGGAATTATTCTGATATTAATGGAATTGGTTCGGATGGTAGTTCTGGCTTCCACGCAGGGTTTTACCATAAGATCAATTTAGGCTTGTTAGCAGTAGAGCCTGGGCTTCAATATACCAGGAAGGGCTGTAAGGTGGACGATATGGGATCCACCGGTAAAGAAAGGCTTCACTATTTGGATGTACCCGTATTGGTACGGCTAGGCTTCCTTCCGCTATTTAACGTATTTGCAGGACCGCAGGCTTCTGTGCTATTGGCGAGGAGCTATAAAGGGACTACCGACATGACCTCCTTGGATGGATTGACCAAGTTTGATATAGGTGGAGTCGTCGGAGTGGGATTAAACCTACCTTTGGGCTTTAACATCCAAGGTAGTTATGATTTTGGATTCGTGGACATGAATTATAATGATGTCGATACCAAGAACAGTGTATTTAAGGTATCACTCGGTAAAAGTTTCTGA
- a CDS encoding Gfo/Idh/MocA family protein → MKRRQFIQHSALASAALSFPNISFGQKKDKLGVALVGLGGYSTGQLAPALQMTSHCYLAGIVTGTPSKAEKWQEQYGIPDKNIYNYENFESIADNPDIDVVYVVLPNSMHTEFAIKAAEAGKHVWCEKPMAKTVKECQKIIDACNKNKAKLSIGYRMQHEPNTQLFREFVKNQKYGELKMLEAVAGFYMNSSGIWRLDKEMGGGAMYDMGVYPINGVRYISGQEPISVMAYESVMRPEKFDEVDETMNYMLEFPDGLMANCATSFGMNMGRLTVTCRSGNFRLEPFQSYSGIKGSASDGTQFTNQVKSQQAVQMDDDALAILQDKPVMVPGEEGLRDVMVVEAAFKSAREGVRVPIG, encoded by the coding sequence ATGAAGCGACGACAATTTATCCAACATTCTGCTTTGGCCTCGGCTGCCTTGAGTTTTCCTAACATTTCCTTTGGACAAAAAAAGGACAAGCTTGGCGTGGCGTTGGTGGGACTTGGGGGATATAGCACGGGTCAGTTAGCACCGGCACTTCAGATGACGTCCCATTGCTACCTGGCAGGTATTGTGACAGGTACCCCGTCCAAAGCTGAAAAATGGCAGGAACAATACGGTATCCCGGATAAGAACATTTACAATTACGAGAACTTTGAATCCATAGCCGACAATCCCGATATTGATGTGGTCTATGTGGTATTGCCAAATAGCATGCATACCGAGTTTGCGATCAAAGCCGCAGAGGCAGGCAAGCATGTCTGGTGCGAAAAACCCATGGCCAAGACGGTCAAGGAGTGCCAGAAGATCATCGATGCCTGTAACAAGAACAAAGCAAAGCTATCGATAGGCTACAGGATGCAGCATGAACCCAATACCCAGCTGTTCAGGGAATTTGTAAAAAACCAAAAGTATGGTGAGCTGAAAATGCTGGAAGCGGTGGCCGGGTTTTATATGAACAGTAGTGGAATCTGGAGGCTGGACAAGGAGATGGGCGGTGGAGCGATGTACGACATGGGTGTCTATCCCATCAATGGCGTTCGGTACATCAGTGGCCAAGAACCTATCTCCGTAATGGCTTATGAGAGCGTCATGCGTCCAGAGAAGTTTGATGAGGTGGACGAAACCATGAACTATATGCTCGAATTCCCAGATGGTTTGATGGCCAATTGTGCCACGAGTTTCGGTATGAACATGGGAAGACTGACGGTGACTTGTCGCAGCGGGAATTTCAGATTGGAACCCTTCCAATCCTATAGCGGGATCAAAGGCTCGGCCAGTGACGGTACCCAATTTACCAATCAGGTAAAAAGCCAGCAAGCCGTACAGATGGACGATGATGCCTTGGCTATTTTGCAGGACAAGCCTGTGATGGTGCCTGGCGAGGAAGGACTTAGAGATGTCATGGTCGTGGAGGCGGCATTTAAGTCAGCGAGGGAAGGTGTGAGGGTACCTATTGGGTAA
- a CDS encoding carbohydrate kinase family protein, whose protein sequence is MNKKAVIFGEMLWDCFPNKNLPGGAPMNVALHIQHLGIETTFISKTGHDQLGADLLSFVTKNGLDGTFIQKDNAHETSRVVVDNSDKENIKYEIVQPVAWDFMKWNTAIQEKVDEADVFVFGSLAARSEQSRNTLFRLLETNTLKVLDINIRAPHYTTGLLQQLLNKAEVLKINDDELEILTETFGLPKGEKASIEQLTKTFDLKMVCITKGAYGAMIFDGHGMHYHAGYKVTVEDTVGSGDAFLSGFIYQFLQGKQPAEILDFACALGALVATQKGGTPRYETEQIQAIQNRNR, encoded by the coding sequence ATGAACAAAAAAGCAGTAATCTTCGGTGAAATGCTTTGGGATTGCTTCCCTAACAAAAACCTGCCCGGCGGTGCTCCCATGAACGTCGCCTTACACATTCAGCACCTGGGAATCGAAACCACTTTTATCTCCAAAACAGGCCATGACCAACTTGGGGCGGATTTGTTGTCATTTGTAACCAAAAATGGGCTTGACGGCACATTTATTCAAAAAGACAATGCTCATGAGACCAGTCGGGTAGTGGTGGACAACTCCGACAAAGAGAACATCAAATATGAAATCGTCCAGCCAGTAGCTTGGGACTTTATGAAGTGGAACACAGCCATTCAGGAAAAAGTGGACGAGGCTGATGTCTTTGTATTTGGTAGCCTTGCCGCTAGAAGTGAACAAAGCCGCAATACACTTTTCAGGCTTCTGGAAACCAACACTCTAAAAGTCCTGGACATCAACATTCGGGCGCCGCATTATACCACAGGCCTCCTCCAGCAGCTTCTCAATAAAGCTGAAGTGCTAAAGATCAATGATGATGAATTGGAAATTCTTACTGAAACCTTTGGCTTACCAAAGGGTGAAAAGGCCAGCATCGAACAACTCACCAAGACATTTGACCTCAAGATGGTATGCATCACCAAAGGAGCATATGGTGCCATGATCTTTGACGGTCATGGAATGCACTATCATGCTGGGTATAAGGTGACAGTAGAAGACACGGTCGGTTCGGGAGATGCCTTTCTCAGTGGCTTCATCTACCAATTCCTCCAAGGAAAACAACCGGCCGAAATCCTTGATTTTGCCTGCGCGCTCGGTGCTTTGGTGGCTACACAGAAGGGCGGAACTCCGCGGTATGAGACTGAACAAATTCAGGCCATACAAAATCGCAATCGATAA
- a CDS encoding sugar porter family MFS transporter, which yields MNSKKYVIFLSIVAALGGFLFGFDTAVISGAERFIQEKWQLSDWTHGMAVAIALYGTVIGALFGGIPADKFGRKTSLLWIGVLYFVSALGSALAPEVFSFMFFRFIGGLGVGASSVVAPMYISEIAPAKNRGVLVALYQFNIVFGILMAYFSNYLIGIADLTESWRWMMGMEAIPALVYTALSIKVPKSPRWLIAHQNNVEEATAILTRTDPEGVDEAIRLAIEERNREKSTVGFAVLFKSSHLKTTMLAVLIAMFNQLSGINAIIYFAPRVFEMAGIDEESALLSTIGIGAVNMVATLIGLYLIDRIGRKKLMLIGSIGYIISLLLIAYSFSGGIISTAFLPIFVFIFIASHAVGQGSVIWVFISEVFPNETRAYGQSIGCFTHWILAAVIANVFPFFANAFGPVSIFGFFAVMMGLQLIWVMTKMPETKGRSLEEIQQDLASGKN from the coding sequence ATGAATAGTAAAAAGTACGTAATCTTTCTTTCCATTGTCGCCGCATTGGGAGGTTTTTTGTTTGGATTTGACACAGCGGTCATCTCCGGTGCAGAGCGATTTATCCAAGAAAAATGGCAATTGAGTGACTGGACGCATGGTATGGCGGTGGCCATAGCCCTATACGGAACCGTCATTGGCGCATTGTTTGGTGGGATTCCAGCTGATAAATTCGGGAGAAAAACATCCCTGCTGTGGATCGGTGTGCTGTACTTCGTATCTGCTCTGGGCTCTGCCCTTGCCCCGGAAGTCTTCAGTTTTATGTTCTTCCGATTTATAGGAGGACTGGGCGTGGGGGCTTCTTCAGTGGTGGCTCCGATGTACATCAGTGAGATCGCGCCGGCCAAAAACCGTGGAGTGCTGGTGGCACTGTATCAATTTAACATTGTTTTTGGGATCCTGATGGCCTATTTTTCAAATTACCTGATCGGGATAGCCGATCTAACCGAAAGCTGGCGCTGGATGATGGGCATGGAAGCTATTCCTGCTTTAGTTTATACGGCACTTTCCATCAAGGTTCCTAAAAGTCCCCGCTGGCTCATCGCACACCAAAACAACGTGGAAGAAGCTACTGCCATCCTCACCAGAACAGACCCTGAAGGGGTGGATGAGGCCATCCGTCTGGCCATAGAAGAACGCAACCGTGAAAAATCAACAGTCGGATTTGCGGTACTCTTCAAGAGCAGTCATCTCAAAACCACCATGCTGGCCGTATTGATTGCCATGTTCAACCAATTGTCGGGAATCAACGCGATCATTTATTTTGCTCCGAGGGTCTTCGAAATGGCAGGGATCGATGAAGAAAGTGCCTTGCTTTCTACCATTGGCATAGGAGCCGTTAATATGGTCGCCACTTTGATTGGCCTATACCTTATTGATAGGATCGGAAGAAAAAAACTGATGCTTATAGGCTCCATAGGGTACATCATTTCCCTGTTGCTCATTGCCTATTCCTTCTCGGGAGGGATCATCAGCACAGCGTTCTTGCCGATTTTTGTCTTTATATTCATCGCCTCCCATGCTGTGGGACAAGGCAGCGTGATATGGGTCTTCATTTCGGAAGTCTTCCCGAATGAAACTCGTGCTTACGGGCAATCCATCGGCTGCTTTACCCACTGGATTTTGGCGGCTGTCATCGCCAATGTCTTCCCCTTCTTTGCCAACGCATTTGGACCGGTAAGTATTTTCGGGTTCTTTGCGGTCATGATGGGCTTACAGCTGATCTGGGTAATGACCAAAATGCCAGAGACCAAAGGTCGTTCACTGGAGGAAATCCAGCAGGACCTCGCATCAGGAAAAAATTAG
- a CDS encoding glycoside hydrolase family 32 protein, producing the protein MNNLIKPILPILVLASIFSCSPNTSEQEQKDEKSFDEQFRPQYHFSPPQQWMNDPNGMVYLDGEYHLFYQHYPDSNVWGPMHWGHAVSKDLLHWEHLPIALYPDSLGYIFSGSAVIDHGNTTGLGENGKDPMVAIFTYHHDKDGQSQGIAFSHDKGRSWTKYKENPVLKSPGIADFRDPKVSWYDRGNGSGKWIMTLAVKDKISFYSSPNLIDWTHQSDFNPEWAAYGGVWECPDLFPLKTSDGEEKWVLLVSINPGGPNGGSATQYFTGNFDGQRFTAEGQKVKWLDYGADDYAGVTWSNIPQKDGRRLFIGWMSNWQYANVVPTTAWRSAMTLPRELELVAVEGDDRLASRPIRETKDLRSYSESIQGPTHQLKTPLFELELTKANHEKASLTLSNELGEKIVFRISGDQLIFDRSNSGKTDFEAGFGNLHTAPTAGMAIKSLRVFADRSSLEFFINDGEMVMTEIIFPNAPFSELDLEGFDAGAKVHYLKSIWNR; encoded by the coding sequence ATGAACAATCTGATCAAACCTATACTTCCTATCCTAGTTTTGGCGAGCATTTTTTCGTGCTCGCCAAACACTAGCGAGCAAGAGCAAAAGGATGAAAAGTCCTTTGATGAACAGTTTCGCCCTCAATATCACTTCTCCCCTCCTCAGCAGTGGATGAATGATCCCAACGGCATGGTGTACCTGGATGGTGAATATCACCTATTCTACCAGCATTATCCTGATAGCAATGTCTGGGGACCGATGCACTGGGGCCACGCTGTTTCGAAAGACCTCCTTCATTGGGAGCATTTGCCCATAGCACTCTATCCAGACAGCCTTGGGTATATTTTCTCAGGAAGTGCCGTCATAGACCATGGTAACACCACAGGGTTGGGAGAAAACGGCAAAGATCCGATGGTGGCCATTTTCACCTATCACCATGACAAAGACGGCCAAAGCCAAGGCATTGCCTTCAGCCATGACAAGGGACGGTCATGGACCAAATACAAAGAAAATCCAGTGCTCAAAAGCCCGGGCATAGCCGATTTCCGTGACCCTAAGGTAAGTTGGTATGACCGTGGAAATGGTTCAGGAAAATGGATCATGACTTTAGCCGTAAAGGACAAAATCAGCTTTTATTCTTCTCCAAACCTGATCGACTGGACACATCAAAGTGATTTTAACCCCGAGTGGGCAGCATACGGGGGTGTTTGGGAATGTCCGGACCTCTTTCCGCTGAAAACTTCCGACGGGGAGGAAAAATGGGTGCTCTTGGTCAGCATCAACCCAGGGGGACCTAACGGAGGATCAGCCACCCAATACTTCACGGGTAATTTTGACGGGCAGCGGTTTACTGCTGAAGGGCAGAAAGTCAAATGGCTCGATTACGGAGCTGATGATTATGCAGGAGTCACTTGGTCAAATATCCCCCAAAAAGATGGTAGAAGACTGTTTATTGGCTGGATGAGCAATTGGCAATATGCCAATGTAGTACCCACCACTGCTTGGAGGTCGGCCATGACCTTGCCGCGTGAATTGGAGTTGGTTGCAGTAGAGGGAGATGATAGGTTGGCTTCGCGCCCAATCCGTGAGACAAAGGATCTCCGCAGTTATTCCGAGTCTATTCAAGGCCCAACACATCAACTGAAAACGCCTTTATTTGAACTGGAACTGACAAAAGCAAATCACGAAAAGGCAAGCCTTACACTTAGCAATGAGCTTGGTGAGAAAATTGTCTTTAGAATCAGTGGTGACCAATTGATTTTTGACCGAAGTAATTCCGGGAAAACGGATTTTGAAGCAGGTTTTGGGAACCTCCACACCGCTCCCACCGCTGGTATGGCCATAAAAAGTCTCCGCGTCTTTGCTGACCGCTCATCTTTAGAGTTTTTTATCAATGACGGAGAGATGGTAATGACCGAAATTATTTTCCCCAACGCCCCATTTTCAGAACTGGACCTAGAAGGTTTTGATGCGGGTGCAAAAGTGCATTATTTAAAATCAATTTGGAACCGTTGA